The Amycolatopsis japonica nucleotide sequence GATACCGTCCCGGTTGCTGGCGTTGAACGTCACGGCGTTGAGCATGGCGTTGAACACGAGGCTCCCGGCGATTCCGCCCGGCGAGATGGCGCCACCGGCGGGCACCGAATCGGGGCCGGTGAAGGTCATCCTGACGTCGAGCGGCTGCTGGCCGATCGACGGGAAGCCGCACATGTACGTGACCGTCCCCGTGGCGAAGGATGTTTCGGCCGTGGCCGGTGCGGCCGTGAGCAGCGAGACCGCGCCGATCACGACGGCCGAGACCGCGCCCGCCCGGCGAACCTGCCGTCCCATGGGGTTTCCCTTCGCATCGTGTGGTGGAGACCGTGCGGGGCGGGCGTCCCCGCCCCGCACGGGTGGTTCGTCAGGTGATCGGGATCGCCGGGCTGAACGCGCGGTTCTGCGCCGGGTTGGTGTTCTTCACCGTGCAGTTGAAGTTCCACGCCGTCCAGGTGCCGTCCTTCTTGTGGAAGTCCAGCGGAGCGTTGATCGTGGTCCCGAGGGAGATCACGCCCGAACCGGGAGCGCCCGCGGTCAGCGTCGGAACACTGGTGCCGGCGTCCTGGACGATGTTGAACGACCGGGGGCCGGGCACGTACGGGTTGATCTGGGTCGGAACGTCCAGGTTGGTCACCGTCGCCGACGTCGGGGTGGCGTTGGTGGCGGTGATCGGCATGTTGGCCTTGCCGCGGACACCGTCGTAGTTGGCGGCGTTGAGCAGCGCGTTGATGGTCGCGTTGATCGTCGCGGTGCCGCCGACACTCGACGGAGTGGCGGTGCCGCCGGAGGCGACCGAGTCCGGCCCGACGAAGTTCGCCTTCACGTCCAGCTGCTGCTGGCCGATGCCGGGGAAGTTGCACATGTAGGCGACGGTGCCGGTGGCGTAGGTGGTCGCGGCGGCGGCCGTGCCGGCGGTGAGCACGGCGACGGCGCCGAGCACGATGCCGGTGGTGGCGACGCCTGCCGACAGCTTGCCAAGTCTACGGGACATACCTGTCATCTCCTTTGATCCAGTTTACGTCTCGGGCGGCTTTCCCCATGCGCCTTTCGGCGGATTTTTCTGATCAAATATGCTCGACTCGAGCGGCTTTCTCG carries:
- a CDS encoding DUF6801 domain-containing protein, which produces MSRRLGKLSAGVATTGIVLGAVAVLTAGTAAAATTYATGTVAYMCNFPGIGQQQLDVKANFVGPDSVASGGTATPSSVGGTATINATINALLNAANYDGVRGKANMPITATNATPTSATVTNLDVPTQINPYVPGPRSFNIVQDAGTSVPTLTAGAPGSGVISLGTTINAPLDFHKKDGTWTAWNFNCTVKNTNPAQNRAFSPAIPIT